The proteins below are encoded in one region of Clostridia bacterium:
- the bshA gene encoding N-acetyl-alpha-D-glucosaminyl L-malate synthase BshA has protein sequence MRIGITCYPTYGGSGVVATELGIELAQRGHQVHFITYSEPIRLTEPHPNIHYHEVEVSRYPLFEYPPYDLALATRMAEVAEIYELDLLHVHYAIPHSVSAMLARQMLAFGNGAKPRKLPFVTTLHGTDITLVGLDHSYLPITRFSIEQSDGVTAISSYLKQKTLEEFEIKHHIEVIHNFVNCDLYRREPDAVERRREFAQDGERILAHLSNFRPVKRVTDVIEIFDRVLKKIPARLVMIGDGPDRSKAEWLAMKKGIHDRVLFMGKQDRVHEKIGVADVMLLPSELESFGLAALEGMACEVVPIATNVGGVPELIEQGRNGYMANVGDVEEMARCAIEVLGDDAKLQQVRKRARSTAQSRFCATKIIPKYEQFYREVLERDS, from the coding sequence ATGCGGATAGGAATTACCTGTTACCCAACTTACGGCGGCAGCGGTGTGGTCGCCACGGAACTCGGCATTGAACTCGCCCAACGCGGACATCAGGTTCACTTCATCACCTACTCGGAGCCGATACGGCTTACGGAGCCGCATCCAAATATCCACTACCACGAAGTGGAGGTTTCGCGTTATCCGCTCTTCGAATACCCGCCGTACGACCTGGCGCTGGCAACGCGCATGGCCGAGGTGGCGGAGATCTATGAACTCGATCTGCTGCACGTACATTATGCGATTCCGCACTCTGTGAGTGCCATGCTCGCACGCCAGATGCTTGCCTTCGGCAACGGAGCTAAGCCGCGCAAGCTTCCATTCGTCACGACGCTACACGGCACCGACATCACGCTGGTCGGCCTCGACCACTCCTATCTTCCGATCACGCGATTTTCGATCGAGCAGTCCGATGGCGTTACAGCCATTTCGAGTTATCTGAAGCAGAAGACGCTGGAAGAGTTCGAGATCAAGCATCACATCGAAGTCATCCACAATTTCGTGAACTGCGATCTGTATCGTCGCGAGCCTGATGCTGTCGAACGCCGTCGCGAATTCGCGCAGGATGGCGAGCGCATCCTGGCACATCTTTCGAACTTCCGGCCGGTGAAGCGCGTGACCGACGTCATCGAGATATTCGATCGCGTTTTGAAGAAGATTCCCGCGCGCCTGGTCATGATCGGCGATGGGCCTGACCGCTCGAAGGCCGAGTGGCTGGCGATGAAGAAAGGCATACACGACCGCGTTCTCTTTATGGGCAAGCAGGACCGCGTGCACGAAAAAATTGGAGTTGCCGATGTAATGCTGCTGCCGAGCGAATTGGAATCGTTTGGACTGGCAGCGTTGGAAGGAATGGCGTGCGAGGTGGTTCCGATTGCGACGAATGTCGGCGGAGTGCCGGAACTGATTGAGCAAGGGCGCAACGGCTACATGGCAAACGTAGGCGACGTCGAAGAGATGGCCCGCTGCGCAATCGAAGTACTGGGAGACGATGCGAAGCTGCAGCAGGTACGCAAAAGGGCACGTTCAACGGCGCAGTCACGCTTCTGCGCAACGAAAATCATTCCAAAATACGAGCAGTTTTATCGCGAGGTGCTGGAGCGCGATTCGTAA
- a CDS encoding ChbG/HpnK family deacetylase produces MKRLIVNADDFGLTAGVNRAIVECHERGVVTSTTLMATGARFEEAVALAGKITTDNRLSIGCHVVLVDGTPCLQPSSLPTLTANGSLRRKLGDFAMAAIRKQISEAEIEAEALAQFRKLQNAGVRLSHFDAHKHAHMFPGVVRPLLRAAQACGIRAVRNPFESARPLPLRLLVTSRNLWTRYAEVAVLRRWLRPFQRLVNDYGLRTTDGSLGVVVTGVLSEQLLEVIIAAMPEGTWELVCHPGYNDAELALASTRLLWSRATELQVLTSSAAREILERYGIELISYHDLANI; encoded by the coding sequence GTGAAGCGTTTGATCGTAAATGCGGATGACTTCGGTCTGACGGCGGGCGTGAACAGGGCCATTGTTGAATGTCACGAGCGTGGAGTCGTGACCTCCACCACTTTGATGGCTACGGGCGCGCGCTTCGAGGAAGCTGTTGCGCTGGCTGGCAAAATCACCACTGACAATCGATTGAGCATTGGCTGCCATGTGGTGCTGGTGGATGGCACGCCCTGCCTGCAACCCTCTTCTTTGCCCACGCTGACCGCGAACGGAAGCTTACGCCGCAAGCTCGGTGACTTTGCGATGGCGGCAATTCGTAAGCAGATTTCGGAAGCCGAGATTGAAGCTGAGGCATTGGCGCAATTCCGCAAATTGCAGAATGCCGGCGTGCGGCTTAGCCATTTCGACGCGCACAAGCACGCGCATATGTTCCCCGGCGTCGTGCGACCGCTACTGAGGGCTGCGCAGGCGTGCGGCATACGAGCGGTGCGGAATCCGTTCGAGAGCGCTAGGCCCTTGCCGTTACGACTACTTGTGACCAGTCGCAATTTGTGGACGCGATATGCGGAAGTCGCAGTGCTTCGGCGCTGGCTGCGGCCATTTCAGCGCTTAGTGAATGACTACGGTCTGCGCACAACCGACGGCAGCCTTGGAGTGGTGGTAACGGGAGTGCTCAGCGAGCAACTGCTGGAAGTGATCATCGCCGCCATGCCTGAGGGTACGTGGGAGCTGGTCTGTCATCCTGGGTACAACGATGCAGAGCTGGCGCTTGCAAGCACACGGCTGCTTTGGTCCCGAGCCACGGAATTGCAGGTTCTGACTTCATCCGCCGCCCGTGAGATTCTCGAGCGCTACGGCATTGAGCTAATCAGTTATCACGATCTTGCAAACATTTAA
- a CDS encoding DUF3011 domain-containing protein: MKRLSIALLLMCLIAIPTLAQQNGSWEIVRADYGWGNNWVDVTSRVRSLVQNNSLSFRVNGNTLGATQRQGRNRTLRLQLKSRNGNTQQMTFRENQQVNLQVYNTYQSGLQINRAIYGADGRNADVTSRLNSFLQNNNQINLQVTNQNMGGDPAPNKRKTLTVDYMMNGRNERATVRENEMLRLFNPNATTQSNLRIDRATYGAGYRTADVTSRLSSQVQGDQLNLQVTNDTMGGDPAPNQSKTLTVQYSMNGRSDQAVVREGDPLRLPYGNGYSNDSGRDRDNMQLSQRVVCESLQQDGNRRKYCAANTKGGVRLGRTIGGQCFEGSSWGYDNGGIWVDRGCRAEFEMRGNGRRASLSGSTTLATGTELSVRTNEAIDSKNANEGQPYTGTIATDVFDDTGAIVIPLGSDVELVIRSMNGGSMGSASDLVLDINSVTVDGSKYYISTDDLAQQGGKGVGANKKTAIMVGGGAGLGTLIGAMVGGGKGAAIGAVLGAGAGLGTEVLTKGKQVRVPSETILNFRLDQDLRLQARR; the protein is encoded by the coding sequence TTGAAGAGATTAAGTATTGCTTTACTGCTGATGTGTTTAATAGCAATCCCCACCTTAGCCCAACAGAATGGCAGCTGGGAGATCGTGCGTGCCGATTATGGCTGGGGCAACAACTGGGTTGACGTAACAAGCCGGGTGCGTTCGCTGGTCCAGAACAACTCTCTCAGTTTCCGCGTGAATGGAAACACTCTAGGCGCGACGCAGCGCCAGGGACGCAACCGAACATTGCGCCTGCAACTGAAGTCGCGCAATGGAAACACGCAGCAGATGACCTTCCGTGAGAACCAGCAAGTCAACTTGCAGGTTTACAACACGTACCAATCAGGGCTGCAGATCAATCGTGCTATCTATGGCGCTGACGGCCGCAATGCCGATGTTACGTCGCGCCTGAATTCGTTCTTACAGAACAACAACCAAATCAATTTGCAGGTAACGAACCAGAACATGGGCGGCGATCCGGCACCGAATAAACGCAAGACGCTGACCGTCGATTACATGATGAATGGCCGCAACGAACGCGCCACGGTTCGCGAGAACGAAATGTTACGACTGTTTAATCCGAACGCCACCACCCAAAGCAATCTGCGGATTGACCGAGCTACCTACGGCGCTGGTTATCGCACGGCCGACGTCACTTCGCGCTTGAGTTCGCAGGTACAAGGCGATCAGCTCAATCTGCAAGTCACGAACGACACCATGGGCGGCGATCCGGCGCCTAATCAGTCGAAGACGCTTACGGTGCAATACTCCATGAACGGCCGAAGCGATCAGGCAGTCGTCCGCGAAGGTGATCCGCTTCGTCTTCCCTACGGCAACGGATACAGCAATGATTCTGGCCGTGATCGCGACAACATGCAGCTTTCGCAGCGAGTCGTTTGCGAATCTCTCCAGCAGGACGGCAATCGCCGCAAGTATTGCGCGGCGAACACCAAGGGCGGAGTTCGCCTGGGCCGCACCATCGGCGGGCAATGTTTCGAAGGTTCCAGTTGGGGTTATGACAACGGCGGCATCTGGGTCGATCGCGGATGTCGAGCTGAGTTCGAGATGCGCGGCAATGGACGTCGTGCGAGCCTCTCTGGTTCAACGACGCTTGCTACTGGCACAGAACTCTCCGTTCGCACCAACGAGGCGATTGATTCGAAAAACGCGAACGAAGGACAGCCCTACACCGGGACCATTGCCACGGACGTTTTCGACGATACCGGCGCGATCGTGATCCCCCTCGGGTCCGACGTCGAACTGGTCATCCGCAGCATGAACGGTGGCAGCATGGGTTCCGCATCGGACCTGGTGCTTGATATAAATTCCGTCACCGTAGACGGGTCGAAATATTACATCAGCACCGATGACCTTGCGCAGCAGGGTGGCAAAGGCGTAGGAGCTAACAAAAAGACGGCCATCATGGTCGGCGGCGGAGCCGGGCTGGGAACACTGATCGGAGCAATGGTCGGCGGCGGCAAAGGAGCCGCGATCGGAGCCGTTCTCGGCGCTGGTGCCGGCCTTGGGACCGAAGTGCTCACCAAGGGCAAGCAGGTACGAGTTCCTTCGGAAACGATCTTGAACTTCAGACTCGATCAGGACCTGCGTTTGCAAGCACGTCGCTAG
- a CDS encoding class D sortase: MLLRRRTTREDKLRWLRWCFLASGLALLAFVAYLALDSKIVQAYEIWRFEQAIKSSRPSRASDEPATHISQPQTVERVSIARGEVIGKLAITRLDVDVVVMEGVDAKTLRRAVGHIPGTAFPDSSGNVGVAGHRDTFFRELRNIRQHDEITLTTLTDAYRYQVESISVVGENESDVLKDSGGSTLTLVTCYPFYYVGPAPKRFIVRARRV, encoded by the coding sequence ATGCTGCTGCGTCGAAGGACCACACGCGAAGACAAATTGCGCTGGCTTCGGTGGTGCTTTCTCGCGTCAGGACTCGCGCTACTCGCGTTCGTCGCTTACCTGGCGCTCGATTCCAAGATCGTGCAAGCGTACGAAATCTGGCGGTTCGAACAGGCCATCAAGAGTTCTCGTCCGTCGCGCGCCTCCGACGAGCCTGCTACACACATATCGCAGCCGCAAACTGTAGAACGCGTGAGCATTGCCCGTGGCGAGGTGATCGGCAAGCTCGCGATAACCAGGCTGGACGTGGATGTGGTCGTGATGGAGGGCGTGGACGCGAAAACATTGCGCCGCGCCGTCGGACACATTCCGGGAACCGCCTTCCCGGACTCTTCTGGTAACGTGGGCGTCGCGGGACATCGCGACACTTTCTTCCGTGAACTTCGCAACATCCGTCAGCACGACGAAATCACCCTCACTACTCTGACCGACGCCTATCGCTACCAGGTCGAGTCGATATCCGTGGTGGGGGAGAACGAGTCCGACGTGTTGAAGGACTCCGGCGGATCTACACTTACGCTCGTAACCTGCTACCCCTTCTACTACGTAGGTCCGGCGCCAAAGAGGTTCATTGTTCGCGCCCGTCGAGTCTGA
- a CDS encoding lipid-binding SYLF domain-containing protein, giving the protein MKKLLLLTIVICMGTASWASGRQDSVDRLKNAGQVLNQIMATPDKGIPQEVFDNAKCIAVVPRMVKAAFVFGGKHGRGVATCRTANGWSAPAFISVGGGSWGLQIGAQSIDLVMTVMNDQGMQHMLSNKFQVGADAAAVAGPVGRHASAGTDWKADGEILTYSRAKGIFAGISLTGAVVQQDEDSTRDIYRKIVDQRSILSGSVKSPAVAASFMAAVRRSNRQSRIAEVHQGEKK; this is encoded by the coding sequence ATGAAGAAACTACTTTTGCTAACTATCGTGATTTGCATGGGCACCGCGTCATGGGCTTCTGGTCGCCAAGACTCGGTCGATCGCTTGAAGAATGCTGGTCAGGTACTGAATCAGATCATGGCTACGCCTGATAAGGGCATTCCGCAGGAAGTGTTCGACAACGCGAAATGCATCGCCGTCGTTCCCCGCATGGTGAAAGCTGCCTTCGTATTTGGCGGCAAGCATGGACGCGGTGTCGCGACCTGTCGTACGGCAAATGGTTGGAGCGCTCCGGCGTTCATCTCCGTTGGTGGTGGAAGCTGGGGCTTGCAGATCGGCGCCCAGAGCATTGATCTGGTCATGACCGTTATGAACGATCAAGGGATGCAGCACATGTTGTCGAACAAGTTCCAGGTCGGCGCTGATGCCGCAGCCGTCGCTGGTCCAGTCGGACGCCACGCGTCCGCCGGCACCGATTGGAAAGCGGACGGCGAGATCCTCACCTATTCACGCGCTAAGGGCATTTTCGCCGGTATCTCCCTAACAGGTGCGGTCGTGCAGCAGGATGAAGATTCCACACGCGACATCTATCGCAAGATCGTCGATCAGAGGAGCATTCTTAGCGGCTCGGTGAAAAGTCCCGCCGTTGCGGCGTCGTTCATGGCAGCCGTACGCCGCAGCAACCGACAGTCCCGCATTGCGGAAGTCCACCAAGGCGAAAAGAAGTAG
- a CDS encoding SNF2-related protein encodes MTVESRCPEVGEIVAVRQRLYLVEQVVTPPSHCDSALVQLSCVDDDAQGQSLDVLWDRELDAQILTDEAWDSIAKRGFDPASRFAAYLNTLRWNCVTSTDPNLLQSPFRAGIRLDAYQLEPLRKALRLPRVNLFIADDVGLGKTIEAGLIARELLMRKKVREIVVAAPPSMLLQWKEELEARFGLRFEILDKDYVQKVRRERGFGVNPWTTHSRFLISQRLLIDETYASSLQDWLGTFRPGSLLILDEAHHAAPSSGQRYAIDSHITRAIRDLAPRFEHRLFLSATPHNGHSNSFSALLEILDPQRFCRGVRVSKKVLDEVMVRRLKDDLRKISGGFPERKVIQ; translated from the coding sequence ATGACGGTTGAAAGTAGGTGTCCTGAAGTCGGCGAAATCGTAGCGGTGCGTCAGCGCCTATACTTGGTCGAGCAGGTCGTCACACCGCCGAGCCATTGCGATTCGGCATTGGTGCAGCTTTCCTGTGTTGACGATGATGCTCAAGGCCAGAGTCTCGACGTCCTCTGGGACCGAGAGCTCGACGCACAGATTCTTACAGACGAGGCCTGGGATTCTATCGCCAAGCGAGGCTTCGATCCTGCAAGTCGATTCGCTGCCTATCTGAATACACTGCGCTGGAATTGCGTTACATCAACTGACCCGAACCTGCTGCAATCGCCCTTCCGCGCCGGCATAAGGCTCGATGCGTATCAGCTCGAGCCTCTTCGAAAAGCTCTACGACTCCCCCGAGTGAATCTGTTCATTGCCGATGACGTTGGGCTAGGCAAGACGATTGAAGCAGGTCTGATTGCTCGCGAACTTCTTATGCGCAAGAAGGTTCGTGAAATCGTGGTTGCGGCGCCGCCGTCAATGCTCCTTCAATGGAAGGAAGAGCTGGAAGCTCGTTTTGGACTGCGATTTGAGATTCTGGACAAAGACTACGTCCAAAAGGTTAGACGTGAACGAGGCTTCGGCGTGAACCCATGGACTACGCACTCTCGCTTCCTTATCTCGCAAAGACTGCTCATAGACGAGACTTACGCGTCGTCCCTCCAGGACTGGCTTGGGACCTTCCGGCCTGGCAGCCTCCTCATACTGGACGAGGCGCACCACGCGGCTCCCTCAAGCGGGCAACGCTATGCGATCGACAGCCACATCACGCGTGCGATTCGGGATTTAGCACCGCGCTTTGAGCATCGCCTTTTCTTGTCCGCTACGCCTCACAACGGCCACTCGAACAGCTTTTCGGCACTGTTGGAGATCCTGGACCCGCAAAGGTTCTGCCGTGGCGTAAGAGTCTCGAAGAAAGTGCTCGACGAAGTAATGGTGAGGCGGCTCAAAGATGATCTCCGAAAGATCTCGGGGGGATTTCCGGAACGAAAGGTCATACAGTAG
- a CDS encoding response regulator, translated as MKAVLFVDDHEVLARLSCEILQMQGYRAVCAYNAADALDKFSREKFDILVTDFRMEGMNGLELARQIHANNPGVPVIIVTGYGPIDGGQDVNACLQKEELFPALLDKIRLYLGESETPAEEPARSA; from the coding sequence ATGAAAGCCGTCCTCTTTGTTGACGATCACGAAGTACTGGCGCGACTGAGTTGCGAAATTCTGCAGATGCAGGGCTATCGCGCTGTTTGTGCCTACAACGCCGCAGACGCGCTCGACAAATTCAGCCGCGAGAAATTCGATATCCTGGTGACCGACTTCCGCATGGAAGGCATGAACGGCCTTGAACTGGCACGGCAGATACACGCAAACAATCCCGGCGTGCCGGTCATCATCGTCACCGGATACGGTCCGATTGACGGTGGCCAGGACGTGAACGCCTGCCTCCAAAAGGAAGAACTCTTCCCTGCCCTCCTGGATAAGATCAGGCTTTATCTCGGCGAGAGTGAAACGCCGGCAGAGGAGCCAGCCCGCTCCGCATAG
- a CDS encoding helicase-related protein has product MHRKTVQKQREAELAKDESSYLRTDLLSSAASADDDRVLSEEDFAAEEDAQFTAATAASIGNTTGELQRRLYEQEQELLDEMTELAESSRALPDARVRKLLEWIRSEMCPDLGNAGAKWNNLRVLIFTEYDDTKRYLQQQLNAAIAGSDRAEERIAIFHGPTPPDEREAIKAAFNADPSQHPVRILIATDAAREGLNLQAHCWNIFHFDVPWNPSRMEQRNGRVDRKLQPNPEVYCHYFFYKQRPEDRVLAALVRKTKTIREELGSLSQVIDSKLESLMKSGIRRSDVADLETKIDAADLEKEQRDTVDEELEAAREREVELRGQIEKLSTMLERSQQAIAFSTGHFRSALSCALEVMGAEPLKPAPNGKGPARSSFPALDQRPGADPSWAETMDSLRAPRARDQKFWEWRRTSPIRPIVFEDPGVVTEEVVQMHLEQRVVQRLLSRFMAQGFVHHDLSRACMAQTTDAVPRVLLIGRLSLYGPGAARLHEELIPVTARWVDPTVIVKYGVTCEKHL; this is encoded by the coding sequence GTGCACCGCAAGACAGTTCAAAAGCAACGCGAAGCGGAACTCGCCAAGGATGAGAGTTCGTATTTGCGCACCGATTTGCTATCTAGTGCCGCGAGTGCAGATGACGATCGTGTTCTCAGCGAAGAAGACTTTGCAGCTGAAGAGGACGCCCAGTTCACAGCTGCTACCGCCGCGTCGATCGGGAATACTACTGGTGAATTACAGCGGCGGTTGTACGAACAAGAGCAAGAGCTCCTGGATGAGATGACCGAGCTCGCGGAGTCCAGCCGAGCGCTGCCGGATGCGAGAGTCCGAAAGCTTCTTGAATGGATTCGCTCGGAGATGTGCCCCGATCTCGGCAACGCCGGTGCGAAGTGGAACAATCTCCGCGTCCTAATCTTCACCGAGTACGACGACACAAAACGGTATCTTCAGCAGCAATTGAACGCTGCCATCGCCGGCTCCGATCGCGCAGAAGAGCGTATTGCAATCTTTCACGGCCCTACACCGCCCGATGAACGCGAGGCTATCAAGGCGGCCTTCAACGCCGATCCTTCACAACATCCCGTTCGAATTCTGATCGCGACCGATGCTGCACGCGAAGGCCTCAACTTGCAGGCGCACTGCTGGAACATCTTCCATTTCGACGTTCCTTGGAATCCGAGTCGAATGGAACAGCGCAACGGCCGCGTTGACCGAAAACTTCAGCCTAACCCGGAGGTGTATTGCCATTACTTCTTCTATAAGCAGCGTCCGGAGGATCGGGTTCTCGCTGCTCTGGTTCGGAAGACGAAAACCATACGTGAGGAACTGGGCAGCTTGTCGCAGGTGATCGACTCTAAGCTCGAATCACTAATGAAATCGGGTATTCGGCGCTCGGATGTGGCGGATCTCGAAACCAAAATCGATGCCGCCGATCTGGAAAAGGAGCAGCGCGACACTGTTGACGAAGAGCTTGAGGCAGCGCGCGAACGGGAGGTCGAGCTTAGGGGGCAGATCGAGAAGCTGAGCACGATGCTCGAAAGATCACAGCAGGCAATCGCGTTCAGCACGGGCCACTTTCGTTCTGCTCTGTCGTGCGCGCTCGAGGTCATGGGGGCGGAGCCGCTAAAACCTGCACCGAATGGGAAAGGTCCTGCACGATCCAGTTTTCCAGCGCTCGACCAGCGACCGGGCGCGGACCCATCCTGGGCGGAGACGATGGACAGTCTTCGTGCGCCGCGTGCGCGCGACCAGAAGTTCTGGGAATGGCGTCGCACCTCTCCAATTCGACCGATTGTGTTCGAAGATCCGGGTGTCGTAACGGAAGAAGTCGTACAGATGCATTTGGAGCAACGCGTGGTCCAGCGCTTGCTCTCACGCTTCATGGCGCAAGGTTTCGTTCACCACGACCTCTCTCGCGCCTGCATGGCCCAGACGACGGATGCTGTGCCTCGTGTATTGCTGATCGGCCGTCTTTCGCTCTATGGCCCCGGCGCAGCGCGTCTTCACGAAGAACTCATCCCGGTTACGGCTCGTTGGGTTGATCCAACAGTGATCGTCAAATATGGCGTGACTTGTGAGAAGCATCTCTGA
- a CDS encoding PQQ-binding-like beta-propeller repeat protein, with protein MSKSARFAAIVSLLLAAALLAAQSTQSAANSAEIAKSDWATYDRDYIGDRYSPLDEIKTANVTRLQPLCTYDSGVKTSFETGPVVVGGTLYFTTLDATFAIDAETCKLRWKHTEPLTEAQRKGLGVNRGVAAAQGKVFRGYDDGNVVAIDASSGKAAWSTPIANHANGETIPAAPLAWNGMVFIGNAGGDNFAVTGRVYALEANTGKKLWEFHVVPSSGPAAATWTKKSAQNPPTGGATWTSYHVDPTTGVLWVGTGNVAPDFIKAMHPGDNLYTSSVLAIDAKTGKLIAYIQPVKDDFHDWDMATAPALVTTRGGHKLAIASGKDGLVYGIENDVKAGSNEQQPKTLQAKYQTVATTRESVNAPLTETKFTRFCPGSQGGAEWNGPAYSPQQNLVYVPEIDWCTSVKLAPLSAMKGAPGQPWNGSHDSSFGKQDPVEQWRGWVTAIDADTGKVAWKYQAPTPVAAAVTATAGGLVFTADMDGNVVALDAHSGKKLWSHNTGQPVGGGIVSYEAGGYQRIAVAAGISSPIWPKQGTSGRIVVYGLK; from the coding sequence ATGTCAAAATCTGCTCGTTTTGCAGCCATTGTTTCGCTCCTGTTGGCTGCGGCGCTTCTTGCCGCTCAGAGCACGCAGTCCGCGGCTAACTCCGCTGAGATTGCAAAGAGCGACTGGGCCACGTATGACCGCGATTACATCGGCGACCGCTATTCACCACTCGACGAAATCAAGACTGCCAACGTGACGCGGCTTCAGCCTCTCTGCACCTATGACTCCGGCGTGAAGACAAGCTTCGAAACCGGCCCAGTTGTGGTCGGAGGCACTCTGTACTTCACCACACTTGACGCTACGTTCGCGATTGATGCGGAAACGTGCAAGCTCCGCTGGAAGCACACCGAGCCGCTTACGGAAGCGCAGCGGAAGGGCCTGGGTGTGAACCGTGGCGTGGCCGCGGCGCAGGGCAAGGTATTTCGCGGATACGACGATGGCAATGTTGTCGCCATAGATGCGAGCTCCGGTAAAGCGGCGTGGAGTACGCCGATCGCCAATCATGCAAACGGCGAAACCATACCGGCTGCGCCGCTCGCGTGGAACGGCATGGTATTTATCGGCAACGCCGGTGGAGACAATTTCGCGGTAACCGGGCGAGTTTACGCGTTGGAAGCAAATACCGGAAAGAAGCTATGGGAATTCCATGTGGTGCCGTCGAGCGGCCCGGCAGCGGCCACATGGACCAAGAAATCGGCACAGAATCCGCCGACGGGCGGAGCAACGTGGACGTCGTATCACGTCGATCCCACAACTGGCGTGCTCTGGGTCGGCACGGGAAATGTTGCGCCCGATTTCATTAAAGCGATGCACCCCGGAGATAACCTGTATACCAGTTCCGTGCTGGCGATTGACGCCAAGACCGGCAAGCTGATCGCTTACATACAGCCTGTGAAGGACGATTTTCACGATTGGGATATGGCAACAGCGCCTGCCCTGGTGACAACGCGCGGCGGACACAAGCTGGCCATCGCGTCCGGTAAAGATGGCCTGGTTTACGGCATTGAAAATGACGTCAAGGCCGGATCAAACGAGCAGCAGCCGAAAACGCTGCAAGCCAAATATCAGACTGTCGCAACCACTCGCGAGAGTGTCAACGCTCCCCTCACTGAGACGAAGTTCACGCGATTCTGTCCGGGTTCACAAGGAGGAGCGGAGTGGAACGGCCCCGCGTATTCGCCGCAGCAGAACCTTGTGTACGTTCCGGAAATCGACTGGTGCACCTCGGTCAAGCTCGCACCACTGAGCGCGATGAAGGGTGCGCCGGGCCAGCCTTGGAATGGCTCCCACGATTCCAGCTTCGGCAAACAGGACCCGGTGGAACAATGGCGCGGATGGGTGACCGCGATTGATGCCGATACCGGCAAAGTCGCCTGGAAATACCAAGCGCCCACGCCGGTTGCGGCGGCAGTAACGGCCACTGCGGGCGGGCTGGTGTTTACCGCCGACATGGACGGCAACGTGGTCGCGCTCGATGCGCACTCCGGCAAGAAGCTCTGGAGCCACAATACCGGCCAGCCGGTTGGCGGAGGCATTGTGAGTTACGAAGCAGGCGGATATCAGCGTATTGCGGTCGCAGCTGGCATAAGTTCGCCCATCTGGCCCAAGCAAGGGACATCCGGACGAATTGTCGTGTATGGCTTGAAGTAG